From a single Nocardioides sp. dk884 genomic region:
- a CDS encoding ABC transporter substrate-binding protein, producing MTSSRTKNRWWRDRSAVIRTTAVAASACLALVGCGALMPGGNTGGGGLAVAAGPGPGVSDDSVKVVFVAVDLDAIQKLTGFVTAPVGDQEAQIQALEDWVNDNGGLGGKKLDAVFRLYDGQNDSPATEEQLCNQVTQDDKAFAVVLTGQFQSNARPCYAQRETLMLDATLYASDTAYYEELAPYLWSPSFPEYDSFIRAYVAATEKQGFFEGQKSVGVVAADSPVNRRAVEEVGVPLLKEAGLDVQVGWVDPTDMGTLYAGQEQAADTFRSKGVQRVMFFGGSRLASIFASIAAGRQFTPRYSISSFDNPSFFINNPDLIPDGTMDGMIGIGFHPPQDVSDELVPFPDPDNAAEVECFEVYKDAGITFESRESARVALPYCDAARMLKIGADNASGDLNAQTWSDAMEANGEGVETAAGFGGALDRGRAGAGGYRAMRFDDECQCFVYDGDVELFE from the coding sequence GCGGCGCGCTCATGCCCGGCGGCAACACGGGAGGTGGCGGCCTCGCAGTGGCCGCCGGACCCGGCCCCGGCGTCAGCGACGACTCGGTCAAGGTGGTCTTCGTGGCCGTCGACCTCGACGCGATCCAGAAGCTGACCGGCTTCGTCACCGCCCCGGTGGGTGACCAGGAGGCGCAGATCCAGGCCCTCGAGGACTGGGTCAACGACAACGGCGGCCTCGGCGGCAAGAAGCTCGACGCGGTCTTCCGCCTCTACGACGGACAGAACGACTCGCCGGCGACCGAGGAGCAGCTCTGCAACCAGGTCACCCAGGACGACAAGGCGTTTGCCGTCGTGCTGACCGGCCAGTTCCAGTCCAACGCCCGCCCCTGCTACGCCCAGCGCGAGACGCTGATGCTCGACGCGACGCTCTACGCCAGCGACACGGCGTACTACGAGGAGCTGGCGCCGTACCTCTGGTCGCCGAGCTTCCCCGAGTACGACTCCTTCATCCGCGCCTACGTCGCGGCCACGGAGAAGCAGGGCTTCTTCGAGGGCCAGAAGTCCGTCGGCGTGGTCGCGGCGGACTCCCCGGTCAACCGCCGCGCGGTGGAGGAGGTCGGGGTGCCCCTGCTGAAGGAGGCCGGCCTCGACGTGCAGGTCGGCTGGGTCGACCCCACCGACATGGGCACCCTCTACGCCGGCCAGGAGCAGGCGGCCGACACGTTCCGCAGCAAGGGCGTCCAGCGGGTCATGTTCTTCGGCGGCTCGCGCCTGGCCTCGATCTTCGCCAGCATCGCGGCCGGTCGCCAGTTCACGCCGAGGTACTCGATCTCGAGCTTCGACAACCCCTCGTTCTTCATCAACAACCCCGACCTGATCCCCGACGGCACGATGGACGGGATGATCGGCATCGGGTTCCACCCGCCGCAGGACGTCTCTGATGAGCTGGTGCCGTTCCCGGACCCCGACAACGCCGCCGAGGTGGAGTGCTTCGAGGTCTACAAGGACGCCGGCATCACCTTCGAGTCGCGCGAGAGCGCCCGCGTGGCGCTGCCGTACTGCGACGCCGCGCGCATGCTCAAGATCGGCGCCGACAACGCCAGCGGTGACCTCAACGCCCAGACCTGGTCCGATGCGATGGAGGCGAACGGCGAAGGCGTCGAGACCGCAGCCGGCTTCGGCGGTGCGCTCGACCGCGGCCGCGCGGGCGCCGGCGGCTACCGGGCCATGCGCTTCGACGATGAGTGCCAGTGCTTCGTCTACGACGGCGACGTGGAGCTCTTCGAATGA
- a CDS encoding branched-chain amino acid ABC transporter permease/ATP-binding protein gives MSALALVNGVNAAITPMFSLTDFDFGLDRIVLGLFSGLTYGLLAIGLVLVYRSSRFVNFAHGSVGAFGASVLALFVVDWGAPYWLSFLLAIGVAGLLSAGIEVLVVRRLTGRPALIGMIATLGLSQFILIMALVINTDGISGFTFPKPPYLPTWEIDSLPVGPPYIAMFILGPLLLWGLAVFLRRHRLGMAVRAAADDPDAAQLEGIPARRMATLVWGLAGGIAAFSAILVTPTTSGQGLDGLGADLLLKGLAGAVIGRMTSIPIAVAASLGIGVFEQLLLSNPDTRSLVNVAIGLVIVIALLRQPILGRASKERGGWRRVVVPPLPEAYRTVRSIVWLPRVLMCMVAMAVFGLAYVVSNETASILTSVAGYTLVGLSVGLVTGVSGQLSLGQFAYAGIAAAASAHVVDATGSFVFGIVAGVASAAIASVLIGIPAMRLKGLALAVSTLAFALATTSWLLRTDLFLGDGLSPASPTVFGYPVTFAVDYYLFALLMLAIGIWFTNNLRHSGFGRSLQALRDNEEAGRAFTVPARLRKFQLYAVSGVVAGLGGVVIGHGQTSLTVNSFPASASIDVVALTVIGGLTLTIGPLIGALIIVGLPAIVTLSTAGQAALAISWLLVVILLPDGLGGVLINVRDRIYDGLARRAGVDVEVARHGPGEPSTSPLQGTMRLEGLVERPGPASDGPVAGLAPVLTVAGLSKRFGGVVAVDHADFEVAPGEILGVIGPNGAGKTTCFEMVAGFTRPDAGRVVYDGVDVTKATPEQRAIQGLVRSFQDAALFPTLTVRETLMIAQERTDPTGLWTASIGVRTGERAKRVAAEELMERTGLTPYANRMISELSTGTRRVVELTALLALEPKVLLLDEPSAGIAQSESDALGDLLLSIRRELGTTMVVIEHDLPLLSRLCDRMIAMNLGRVVATGTPDEVRNDPAVVRSYLGSEQAAIHRSGAHTAPAAVVTDPALTRAQPVAP, from the coding sequence ATGAGCGCCCTCGCCCTGGTGAACGGCGTGAACGCCGCGATCACCCCGATGTTCTCGCTCACCGACTTCGACTTCGGCCTCGACCGGATCGTCCTCGGACTGTTCTCCGGGCTCACCTACGGGCTGCTCGCGATCGGCCTGGTGCTGGTCTACCGCTCCAGCCGGTTCGTGAACTTCGCCCACGGCTCCGTCGGCGCGTTCGGTGCCTCGGTGCTGGCACTGTTCGTCGTCGACTGGGGCGCACCGTACTGGCTGTCGTTCCTGCTCGCGATCGGCGTCGCCGGCCTGCTCTCCGCGGGCATCGAGGTGCTCGTCGTACGCCGCCTGACCGGGCGCCCGGCCCTGATCGGCATGATCGCCACGCTCGGGCTCTCGCAGTTCATCTTGATCATGGCGCTGGTCATCAACACCGACGGCATCAGCGGCTTCACCTTCCCGAAGCCGCCGTACCTCCCGACCTGGGAGATCGACTCGCTGCCCGTCGGCCCGCCGTACATCGCGATGTTCATCCTCGGTCCGCTGCTGCTGTGGGGCCTGGCCGTGTTCCTGCGCCGCCACCGCCTCGGAATGGCGGTGCGCGCGGCCGCGGACGATCCCGACGCCGCACAGCTCGAGGGCATCCCGGCGCGCCGGATGGCGACCCTCGTGTGGGGCCTGGCCGGCGGCATCGCCGCCTTCTCGGCCATCCTGGTCACGCCGACGACCTCGGGGCAGGGCCTCGACGGGCTCGGCGCGGACCTGCTCCTCAAGGGTCTCGCCGGCGCCGTGATCGGTCGGATGACCTCGATCCCGATCGCGGTCGCCGCCTCCCTCGGGATCGGCGTGTTCGAGCAGCTGCTGCTCTCCAACCCCGACACCCGGTCGCTGGTCAACGTCGCCATCGGCCTGGTGATCGTGATCGCCCTGCTGCGCCAGCCGATCCTCGGCCGGGCCAGCAAGGAGCGCGGCGGCTGGCGTCGCGTCGTCGTACCCCCGCTGCCGGAGGCCTACCGCACGGTGCGCAGCATCGTGTGGCTGCCACGGGTGCTGATGTGCATGGTCGCGATGGCGGTCTTCGGCCTCGCCTACGTCGTGTCCAACGAGACCGCGTCGATCCTGACCAGTGTCGCCGGCTACACCCTGGTCGGCCTCAGCGTCGGCCTGGTCACCGGCGTCTCGGGCCAGCTCTCCCTCGGCCAGTTCGCCTACGCCGGCATCGCCGCCGCCGCCTCGGCCCACGTGGTCGACGCGACCGGCAGCTTCGTGTTCGGCATCGTGGCCGGCGTCGCCTCCGCCGCGATCGCGTCGGTGCTGATCGGCATCCCCGCGATGCGGCTCAAGGGGCTCGCCCTCGCGGTCTCGACGCTCGCGTTCGCGTTGGCGACCACCTCGTGGCTGCTGCGCACCGACCTCTTCCTGGGCGACGGGCTGTCCCCGGCCAGCCCGACGGTCTTCGGCTACCCGGTGACCTTCGCGGTCGACTACTACCTCTTCGCGCTGCTGATGCTGGCCATCGGCATCTGGTTCACCAACAACCTGCGCCACAGCGGGTTCGGGCGCAGCCTGCAGGCGCTGCGCGACAACGAGGAGGCCGGCCGCGCCTTCACGGTCCCGGCCCGGCTGCGCAAGTTCCAGCTGTACGCCGTCTCCGGCGTGGTCGCCGGCCTGGGCGGCGTGGTCATCGGACACGGCCAGACGTCGCTGACGGTCAACTCCTTCCCGGCCAGCGCCAGCATCGACGTGGTCGCGCTGACGGTCATCGGTGGCCTCACCCTGACCATCGGTCCGCTCATCGGCGCGCTGATCATCGTGGGCCTGCCCGCGATCGTCACCCTGTCCACCGCCGGCCAGGCCGCGCTGGCGATCAGCTGGCTGCTCGTCGTCATCCTGCTGCCCGACGGCCTCGGCGGGGTGCTCATCAACGTCCGTGACCGCATCTACGACGGCCTCGCCCGGCGTGCCGGCGTCGATGTCGAGGTGGCCCGTCACGGGCCCGGCGAGCCGTCCACCTCCCCGCTGCAGGGGACGATGCGGCTCGAGGGGCTCGTCGAGCGTCCCGGTCCCGCGTCCGACGGTCCGGTCGCCGGGCTGGCCCCGGTGCTCACCGTCGCGGGTCTGTCCAAGCGCTTCGGCGGCGTCGTGGCCGTCGACCACGCGGACTTCGAGGTCGCGCCCGGGGAGATCCTCGGCGTCATCGGGCCCAACGGCGCCGGCAAGACCACCTGCTTCGAGATGGTCGCCGGCTTCACCAGGCCCGACGCCGGGCGGGTTGTCTACGACGGGGTCGACGTCACCAAGGCGACTCCCGAGCAGCGCGCTATCCAGGGCTTGGTGCGGTCCTTCCAGGACGCCGCGCTCTTCCCGACCCTCACCGTGCGCGAGACGCTGATGATCGCCCAGGAGCGCACGGACCCGACCGGCCTGTGGACCGCCTCGATCGGCGTACGCACCGGCGAGCGCGCCAAGCGCGTCGCGGCCGAGGAGCTGATGGAGCGCACCGGCCTCACGCCGTACGCGAACCGGATGATCTCCGAGCTCTCGACCGGCACCCGCCGGGTGGTCGAGCTGACCGCGCTGCTGGCGCTGGAGCCGAAGGTGCTGCTGCTCGACGAGCCGTCCGCCGGTATCGCGCAGAGCGAGAGCGACGCGCTGGGTGACCTGCTGCTCAGCATCCGCCGCGAGCTCGGCACCACGATGGTCGTCATCGAGCACGACCTTCCCCTCCTCTCGCGACTGTGCGACCGCATGATCGCGATGAACCTCGGCCGGGTGGTCGCCACCGGCACCCCTGACGAGGTCCGCAACGACCCGGCGGTCGTTCGCTCCTACCTGGGCAGCGAGCAGGCCGCGATCCACCGTTCCGGCGCCCACACGGCACCGGCCGCGGTGGTCACCGATCCGGCCCTCACCCGGGCCCAGCCGGTGGCCCCATGA
- a CDS encoding neocarzinostatin apoprotein domain-containing protein produces MPTMLAKLAAGAAAMMLVTIVNAPPSFAAPTLEVSQLEGLTDGQVLTVSGEGYEPGLSGIAVGQCVEGYAGPADCNLPNGSTFRTADENGSIGEFTVTVNEKFGDHDCTVVQCYFASGPIPNAVDEATYKANVVEHKISFGAPAVEPAPAEPTTAPAATTPTTPTTGGTALPKTGGGDSMPVVLLSGSALLLLGLGVIVAFPGRGRTGVAQ; encoded by the coding sequence ATGCCGACGATGCTGGCCAAGCTGGCCGCAGGCGCCGCGGCGATGATGCTCGTCACCATCGTCAACGCACCCCCGAGCTTCGCCGCACCGACACTGGAGGTCAGCCAGCTCGAGGGGCTGACCGACGGCCAGGTGCTGACGGTCAGCGGGGAGGGCTACGAGCCAGGCCTGTCCGGGATCGCGGTCGGGCAGTGCGTCGAGGGCTACGCCGGCCCCGCCGACTGCAACCTGCCGAACGGCTCGACGTTCCGCACCGCGGACGAGAACGGCTCGATCGGTGAGTTCACCGTGACCGTCAACGAGAAGTTCGGCGATCACGACTGCACGGTCGTGCAGTGCTACTTCGCCTCCGGCCCGATCCCGAACGCGGTGGACGAGGCGACCTACAAGGCCAACGTCGTCGAGCACAAGATCAGCTTCGGTGCGCCGGCCGTGGAGCCGGCTCCCGCCGAGCCGACGACGGCCCCCGCGGCGACCACGCCCACCACGCCCACGACCGGCGGGACGGCGCTGCCGAAGACCGGTGGCGGCGACTCGATGCCCGTCGTGCTGCTCTCCGGCTCCGCGCTGCTGCTCCTCGGCCTCGGCGTGATCGTGGCCTTCCCGGGCCGCGGTCGGACCGGGGTCGCGCAGTGA
- a CDS encoding NAD-dependent epimerase/dehydratase family protein, which produces MKVLIIGAGFVGSAVADRLKALGHEVTVTTTTEAKIEGLTERFGNAIILRGNDRDAVHAAVAEADAVVVSAGPSAAQSMTPEGRAKTYKEILVDTAENVVSAPGTPYLVALSSLSVYGSAANHLDVVDETAPTTESGDPSPANFLLMEKAYLSAGDRVSVFRCGDIFGAGDPPIADKVKMAHDYLGGSVPFSGDALLYRLYVEDCADAVVHALEERLVGVYNLTHAEVGPTNATLFDTLAAQQGLPALEYRNEIEGPTKPISVQKLIDSGFTPSRSFDPAYRDLVAPAGS; this is translated from the coding sequence ATGAAGGTCCTGATCATCGGGGCGGGCTTCGTCGGCTCGGCAGTCGCCGACCGGCTCAAGGCCCTGGGCCACGAGGTCACGGTCACCACGACGACCGAGGCGAAGATCGAGGGGCTCACCGAGCGCTTCGGCAACGCGATCATCCTGCGCGGCAACGACCGCGACGCGGTGCACGCCGCCGTCGCCGAGGCCGACGCCGTCGTCGTGAGCGCCGGCCCGTCGGCCGCGCAGTCGATGACGCCCGAGGGGCGCGCGAAGACCTACAAGGAGATCCTGGTCGACACCGCGGAGAACGTCGTGTCGGCGCCCGGTACGCCGTACCTCGTCGCGCTCTCCTCGCTCTCGGTCTACGGCTCGGCCGCCAACCACCTCGACGTGGTCGACGAGACCGCGCCGACCACCGAGTCCGGCGACCCGAGCCCGGCCAACTTCCTGCTCATGGAGAAGGCCTACCTCTCCGCGGGCGACCGGGTCTCGGTCTTCCGCTGCGGCGACATCTTCGGCGCGGGCGACCCGCCGATCGCCGACAAGGTGAAGATGGCGCACGACTACCTCGGCGGCTCGGTGCCGTTCTCCGGCGACGCGCTGCTCTACCGCCTCTACGTCGAGGACTGCGCCGACGCCGTCGTCCACGCCCTCGAGGAGCGCCTGGTGGGGGTCTACAACCTCACCCACGCCGAGGTCGGCCCGACCAACGCGACGCTGTTCGACACCCTCGCCGCGCAGCAGGGCCTCCCGGCCCTGGAGTACCGCAACGAGATCGAGGGCCCCACCAAGCCCATCTCGGTGCAGAAGCTGATCGACTCGGGCTTCACCCCGAGCCGCTCCTTCGACCCGGCGTACCGCGACCTCGTCGCCCCCGCCGGCAGCTGA
- a CDS encoding antibiotic biosynthesis monooxygenase family protein — protein MIVVVSQAWTKPGEEHAQGYIARNEEFGRFFRDHPGFRGRRLVRGVEDPTHFTHLRWFDSVESYEECTRAEGYVEHTQLMYEHLRPYDSYPREYLEVVIDEPGPA, from the coding sequence ATGATCGTGGTGGTGAGCCAGGCCTGGACCAAGCCCGGCGAGGAGCACGCGCAGGGCTACATCGCGCGCAACGAGGAGTTCGGTCGGTTCTTCCGCGACCATCCCGGGTTCCGCGGGCGCCGGCTGGTGCGCGGGGTCGAGGACCCCACCCACTTCACCCACCTGCGCTGGTTCGACTCGGTCGAGAGTTACGAGGAGTGCACGCGCGCCGAGGGCTACGTCGAGCACACGCAGCTGATGTATGAGCACCTGCGGCCCTACGACTCCTACCCCCGCGAGTACCTCGAGGTGGTCATCGACGAGCCGGGCCCGGCGTGA
- a CDS encoding ABC transporter ATP-binding protein, translated as MTDAPALSCAGIRASYGQMQVLFDAGLVVEQGEMVALMGPNGVGKSTLLKVIGGLLKPDAGTVTIGGVDVTNAATRKRIDLGLSQVVGQSAFGSLTVVENLTMHGFAATDRRWNAEAVEAALAVFPRLNARRNQTASTLSGGERQMLALAKSIVVEPKILVIDEFSLGLAPVVVGGLMDLLRRLNERGSAVLLVEQSVNVALSLVDRAYMMEKGEIIAEERAADLAANPDRIRELMLGGHAAGAR; from the coding sequence ATGACCGACGCCCCCGCGCTCTCCTGTGCCGGCATCCGCGCCTCCTACGGCCAGATGCAGGTGCTCTTCGACGCCGGCCTGGTGGTCGAGCAGGGCGAGATGGTCGCCCTGATGGGCCCCAACGGCGTCGGCAAGAGCACCTTGCTGAAGGTGATCGGCGGGCTGCTGAAGCCCGACGCCGGCACCGTGACCATCGGCGGGGTGGACGTCACCAACGCCGCGACCCGCAAGCGGATCGACCTGGGGCTCTCCCAGGTCGTCGGCCAGTCGGCGTTCGGGTCGCTGACGGTCGTCGAGAACCTCACCATGCACGGCTTCGCCGCGACCGACCGGCGCTGGAACGCCGAGGCCGTCGAGGCCGCGCTGGCCGTGTTCCCGCGTCTCAACGCTCGGCGCAACCAGACCGCCTCGACGCTCTCCGGCGGTGAGCGCCAGATGCTGGCCCTCGCCAAGTCGATCGTCGTCGAGCCCAAGATCCTGGTGATCGACGAGTTCTCCCTCGGCCTCGCGCCGGTGGTGGTCGGCGGCCTGATGGATCTGCTGCGCCGGCTCAACGAGCGGGGGTCGGCCGTGCTGCTCGTCGAGCAGTCGGTCAACGTCGCCCTCTCGCTGGTCGACCGCGCCTACATGATGGAGAAGGGTGAGATCATCGCCGAGGAGCGCGCCGCCGACCTGGCGGCCAACCCTGACCGGATCCGTGAGCTGATGCTCGGTGGCCACGCGGCGGGTGCCCGATGA